A section of the Zavarzinella sp. genome encodes:
- a CDS encoding PQQ-binding-like beta-propeller repeat protein has translation MTGEAPSNPEFTKFKPVTTIPRGDYSIARLDLPAGLGGKAEPLFLALRDGKLVNFWFVTPQAGDLRIHLEESTISESEGRINGKLHLRIDKKSAWLTLDLQVKDETVTGQYSLDLSATAYKPAGKNTTGLYEGKVNGTYDTKLPANDHLSRSSSWTSFWGTDLDMSGGQQPKLIVDLAKARPVWRSEAYILTGYGNAPDSRYFWRALTSSNCGGGSSPVIFDNTVYITFFRPSTQLNPVLSGNPYWERKYQSMEMFEQEMVTAGANKREKNWLLNHFRPVADDVIVAMDAASGATMWITVMPMRSPNHQTHKHRGISPVPLVHGDTIFVPNLASRLYALDRVTGKLKWEYRFDNGKIAMQAGSGPANPSPLYMGGHIIWDNSGFDPVTGEKKWTVNLGHGGYIIPWIHAGKEKLLSFNGWPKQYLHCINPIDGSVLWKQESPFTLGDRGAPLSTVVHKDMLVAPVLQKKGSSVELHFEGWKLLEKGLEKAWEDVELQPDENVPITVVDGRAYFLGRMTIRCLDVVSGKLLVERKFNKHGPGSNPWLGVVADRLLFLPEGQHGTAELTFLDKNLNDSCPVWLPKNTATTAYNSQPIIYPVVDGRLFVRGGDGIYCYDLRELAKP, from the coding sequence ATGACGGGTGAGGCACCTTCCAATCCCGAATTCACCAAATTCAAACCAGTGACTACGATCCCGCGGGGAGATTATTCTATTGCTCGCCTGGATTTGCCAGCCGGGCTGGGTGGAAAAGCTGAACCTCTCTTCCTGGCACTGCGAGATGGAAAACTCGTAAATTTCTGGTTCGTTACACCACAAGCAGGGGATTTGCGTATTCACTTGGAGGAATCGACCATTTCTGAAAGTGAAGGCAGGATCAATGGTAAGCTGCACTTACGCATAGACAAGAAATCGGCGTGGCTAACACTTGATCTGCAAGTCAAAGATGAAACAGTAACTGGGCAATACTCATTGGATTTGAGTGCCACTGCTTACAAGCCAGCTGGCAAGAACACGACTGGTTTATACGAAGGCAAAGTTAACGGCACTTACGATACGAAATTGCCAGCAAACGATCATCTCTCTCGGTCTTCCTCATGGACTAGTTTTTGGGGAACAGACCTTGACATGTCTGGAGGGCAACAGCCCAAATTAATCGTAGATCTTGCGAAGGCCAGACCAGTCTGGCGTAGCGAAGCCTACATATTAACAGGTTATGGAAACGCACCCGATAGTAGATACTTTTGGCGTGCACTTACCAGCAGCAATTGTGGCGGTGGGAGTTCTCCTGTAATCTTCGACAATACGGTATACATCACCTTTTTTAGACCAAGCACACAGTTAAATCCTGTACTTTCTGGAAATCCCTACTGGGAAAGAAAGTATCAATCCATGGAAATGTTTGAGCAGGAAATGGTGACTGCCGGTGCAAACAAACGCGAAAAAAACTGGCTTCTGAATCATTTTCGTCCTGTCGCTGATGACGTGATCGTGGCAATGGATGCTGCATCTGGGGCAACAATGTGGATAACCGTCATGCCAATGCGCTCTCCCAACCATCAAACCCACAAGCATCGAGGGATCTCACCCGTGCCGCTTGTTCATGGCGACACAATTTTTGTTCCCAACCTGGCATCCCGGCTTTACGCGTTGGATCGTGTCACTGGCAAATTGAAATGGGAGTATCGTTTCGACAATGGGAAAATCGCGATGCAGGCTGGTAGTGGACCCGCAAATCCATCGCCGTTGTACATGGGTGGTCACATCATTTGGGATAACTCTGGTTTTGACCCAGTTACTGGCGAAAAGAAATGGACTGTTAATCTTGGCCACGGTGGCTACATCATTCCATGGATACACGCTGGCAAGGAAAAATTATTGAGCTTCAATGGCTGGCCTAAACAATACCTGCATTGCATCAATCCAATCGATGGCAGCGTATTATGGAAGCAAGAGTCACCATTTACTTTAGGTGACAGAGGCGCACCACTCAGCACGGTTGTGCATAAGGACATGCTTGTCGCACCTGTTTTGCAAAAGAAGGGGAGCAGCGTTGAACTACATTTTGAGGGCTGGAAACTTCTCGAAAAAGGGCTGGAGAAAGCTTGGGAAGACGTTGAATTACAGCCCGATGAAAATGTCCCCATCACTGTAGTGGATGGTCGAGCTTATTTTCTAGGTAGAATGACGATTCGTTGTCTGGATGTGGTTTCTGGCAAATTACTGGTGGAAAGGAAGTTCAACAAACATGGACCAGGTTCTAACCCCTGGCTAGGCGTTGTTGCTGACCGTTTATTATTTTTGCCAGAGGGACAGCATGGCACAGCAGAATTGACATTCCTTGACAAGAATTTGAACGATTCATGCCCAGTGTGGCTTCCCAAGAACACAGCAACAACTGCATATAACTCACAACCAATTATTTATCCTGTTGTAGACGGGCGTCTTTTCGTACGCGGTGGTGATGGCATTTATTGTTACGATCTGCGAGAATTAGCAAAGCCGTAG
- a CDS encoding NIPSNAP family protein, with product MKKWVTGFFVGCFCLSLGMDRSVAESKPLPRVFEMRTYYANEGKMDALHARFRDHTCKLFEKHGMTLVGFWSPTDEAKAKEMMVYILAFPSELDAKKSWQAFVNDPEWKAAKAASEKNGGLVKKVESVFLKGTDYSAIK from the coding sequence ATGAAAAAGTGGGTAACAGGTTTCTTTGTGGGCTGTTTTTGCCTAAGTCTGGGTATGGATCGGTCTGTGGCGGAATCAAAGCCCCTGCCCCGGGTGTTTGAAATGCGAACTTACTATGCAAACGAAGGCAAAATGGATGCCCTGCACGCACGGTTTCGCGATCACACCTGCAAGTTGTTTGAAAAACATGGCATGACGCTGGTAGGCTTCTGGAGCCCCACCGATGAAGCCAAAGCCAAAGAGATGATGGTTTACATTCTGGCCTTCCCAAGCGAACTGGATGCAAAAAAATCCTGGCAGGCTTTTGTGAATGATCCCGAATGGAAAGCCGCCAAAGCCGCCAGTGAAAAGAATGGTGGGCTGGTGAAAAAAGTGGAAAGCGTCTTCCTGAAAGGCACCGATTATTCGGCAATCAAGTAA
- a CDS encoding TlpA disulfide reductase family protein, with the protein MKNRHKSLPAIYLGFFLFVALTGCDQIFSRKPKKANSQANIADPVVFSGKTVDGETVKLTDYRGKIVLVDFWATWCGPCVQWFPHSKKLLEKYEGKPFAIVGISIDDSASDLKSFLKRSPHPWKNIHDADQEIASDWDVRAIPGFLLLDEKGVVHKNWIGTSVDPATVDREIDFLLEKIK; encoded by the coding sequence ATGAAAAATCGACATAAATCCTTACCTGCTATATATTTAGGATTCTTTCTCTTTGTTGCACTGACTGGGTGCGACCAGATTTTTTCCCGTAAACCGAAAAAAGCGAACAGTCAGGCGAATATCGCAGATCCGGTGGTATTCAGCGGAAAAACGGTTGATGGCGAAACAGTGAAACTGACCGACTACCGTGGGAAAATTGTACTGGTTGACTTCTGGGCCACCTGGTGCGGACCGTGCGTGCAATGGTTCCCACATTCGAAGAAATTATTAGAAAAATATGAAGGAAAGCCGTTCGCAATTGTTGGCATTTCAATTGATGACAGCGCGAGCGACCTGAAATCGTTTCTGAAACGCAGCCCCCACCCTTGGAAGAATATTCATGATGCCGATCAGGAGATTGCCAGCGACTGGGATGTGCGGGCAATCCCAGGTTTCCTGCTGCTGGATGAAAAAGGTGTGGTGCACAAAAACTGGATTGGAACAAGCGTTGACCCAGCCACTGTCGACCGTGAAATTGACTTCCTGCTGGAAAAAATCAAGTAA
- a CDS encoding FHA domain-containing protein: MKLNLIVADGVHAGKVIPVLTGEFLIGRDPQCQLRPASPAISKQHCGFFVREEGVFVRDFGSTNGTFVNGEQIAGEREIKEDDLVKVGPLAFKNSDRNACKSCHKSCF; the protein is encoded by the coding sequence ATGAAATTGAACCTGATTGTAGCCGATGGTGTTCATGCAGGGAAAGTAATCCCCGTGTTGACTGGGGAGTTTTTAATTGGCCGTGATCCCCAGTGCCAATTGCGACCTGCTTCTCCTGCGATCAGCAAACAACATTGCGGTTTTTTTGTTCGTGAAGAAGGTGTTTTTGTACGTGACTTCGGCAGCACCAACGGCACTTTTGTCAATGGTGAACAAATCGCTGGGGAACGGGAAATTAAAGAGGACGATCTGGTTAAGGTGGGGCCGCTGGCGTTCAAAAATTCAGATCGTAATGCCTGCAAAAGTTGTCACAAAAGCTGTTTCTAA
- a CDS encoding extracellular solute-binding protein, with protein sequence MNCYVVGDFDPELLRQFAESWQAQHRAKIQVKTGPWDGKDGFALINPATLGQFVDQNCLIPVPGTLTGFSSNYRWDEILYSRQILRWNDQDFALPFSTRCLLMVYRKDAFSKENAVPETWEQLVSYLKNNSGKLAHLPVAWQQWLFYQIAADYDASAVTQIAPGATITDEFFAFHFDPKTTQNRLDRPAFAESVSVLQALYKNSAAENALLSQLKDKTATCALVTLKELGEIANDPELREAIGIIARPGAESTFSPQNQRLPVLTSKMNRLPYVGDGGVIAVVSKNCSHPEAAWDFLTSLTSPAESIQKLIANPRGGVGPTRAVHLDPRSRDAWLSYMLNSEQTEQLMRAVKDSYPAGVQNAKKVLRLPINDELGAILQQELQRAIKEQSPAPEAVKKISESWKQKMAPIPLPDRLLMLSKNLGL encoded by the coding sequence ATGAACTGCTACGTGGTGGGCGATTTTGATCCCGAATTGCTGCGTCAATTTGCCGAATCCTGGCAGGCACAGCACCGTGCCAAAATTCAGGTAAAAACTGGCCCCTGGGACGGTAAAGACGGCTTTGCACTGATCAATCCTGCAACACTTGGCCAGTTTGTTGATCAGAATTGCCTCATTCCAGTACCAGGAACCCTTACTGGGTTCTCTTCAAATTACCGCTGGGACGAAATTTTATACTCCCGCCAAATTTTGCGATGGAACGATCAGGACTTTGCGCTGCCTTTCAGCACGCGGTGCCTGTTAATGGTCTATCGCAAAGACGCATTTTCCAAAGAAAATGCCGTGCCGGAAACGTGGGAACAATTGGTTTCTTACTTGAAAAATAACAGCGGAAAACTGGCCCACTTGCCAGTGGCATGGCAGCAATGGCTTTTTTACCAGATAGCCGCCGACTACGATGCCTCTGCAGTGACCCAGATCGCCCCGGGTGCGACAATTACCGATGAATTCTTCGCTTTCCATTTCGATCCTAAAACAACACAGAACCGTCTGGATCGACCGGCATTTGCCGAAAGTGTGTCTGTATTGCAAGCACTTTATAAAAATTCTGCTGCAGAAAATGCCTTGCTGTCTCAATTAAAAGACAAAACCGCCACCTGTGCGTTGGTGACACTGAAAGAATTAGGTGAAATAGCCAACGATCCTGAACTGCGGGAAGCAATTGGAATCATCGCGCGCCCAGGTGCTGAATCGACTTTTTCGCCACAAAACCAACGCCTGCCTGTACTTACGAGCAAAATGAATCGCCTGCCCTACGTGGGTGATGGTGGGGTTATTGCGGTGGTTTCAAAAAATTGCTCTCACCCCGAGGCAGCATGGGATTTTCTCACTTCTCTAACCAGCCCCGCAGAAAGCATCCAGAAATTGATTGCCAACCCACGTGGGGGTGTCGGACCCACCCGTGCGGTCCACCTCGACCCTCGTTCACGCGATGCCTGGTTAAGTTACATGCTGAACAGTGAACAAACAGAACAACTAATGCGTGCTGTGAAAGACAGCTATCCCGCTGGAGTACAGAATGCGAAAAAAGTATTGCGACTGCCCATAAACGATGAACTTGGTGCGATTCTTCAACAAGAATTACAGCGGGCGATAAAGGAACAATCTCCCGCACCAGAGGCTGTGAAGAAGATTTCTGAATCCTGGAAACAGAAGATGGCACCAATTCCTTTGCCAGACCGACTATTGATGCTGAGCAAAAATCTGGGGCTTTGA